In the Nitrospinota bacterium genome, one interval contains:
- a CDS encoding peptide chain release factor 2 (programmed frameshift): MQEDFTKAFKDIEQRVELLRGYFDVDDKEKSVKSLDEETARPGFWDDNESAQKVLQKRSGLLRTIEIWKNLENEKEDLGAMLELSAEEEDASMDEEIQSSLANLAEQLSQAELKAMLSEKTDFNNAIMAINSGAGGTESQDWAEMLLRMYLRWGDRNGYKTEVLDTQYGDEAGIKSSTVLFSGDYAFGYLKGEVGVHRLVRISPYDSNKRRHTSFASVFVYPEIDDDIDIEVKEEDLKIDVYRASGPGGQGVNTTDSAVRLTHEPSGIVVQCQNERSQHKNKASALKVLKARLYELEQEKMGEEKKEMEKQKKKIEWGSQIRSYVLHPYQLVKDLRTGVEAGNVDAVLDGELQPFIQAFLRFDKTGPEEGKE; the protein is encoded by the exons ATGCAAGAAGATTTCACAAAAGCTTTTAAAGATATAGAACAACGAGTTGAACTTCTCCGG GGTTACTTTGACGTTGATGATAAGGAGAAGTCTGTAAAGTCCTTAGACGAAGAAACTGCCCGCCCGGGATTTTGGGATGATAATGAGTCCGCCCAAAAAGTTCTGCAAAAAAGGTCTGGCCTGCTGCGCACGATAGAAATCTGGAAAAATCTTGAAAATGAAAAAGAAGACCTGGGTGCAATGCTTGAGCTTTCTGCCGAGGAAGAAGACGCTTCCATGGATGAAGAAATACAGTCTTCTTTAGCTAATTTGGCAGAGCAATTGAGCCAGGCCGAATTGAAGGCCATGCTATCTGAAAAAACAGACTTTAATAACGCTATCATGGCTATTAACTCAGGTGCCGGCGGTACCGAATCTCAAGACTGGGCAGAAATGTTATTGCGCATGTATCTACGATGGGGAGATCGCAACGGTTATAAAACAGAAGTGCTTGATACCCAGTATGGAGATGAGGCAGGAATAAAAAGTTCGACGGTGTTATTTTCCGGGGATTACGCATTTGGTTATTTAAAAGGAGAGGTTGGGGTTCATCGTTTGGTGCGTATATCTCCTTACGATTCCAATAAAAGGCGCCATACTTCTTTCGCATCGGTTTTTGTTTATCCCGAGATCGATGATGATATTGATATCGAAGTGAAAGAAGAGGATTTAAAGATAGATGTTTATCGTGCTTCAGGACCTGGAGGACAAGGGGTGAATACAACTGACTCGGCGGTTCGGCTGACCCATGAGCCTTCAGGTATTGTTGTTCAGTGCCAAAATGAAAGATCACAGCATAAAAACAAGGCTTCAGCACTAAAAGTTCTAAAAGCTCGACTTTATGAATTGGAACAGGAAAAAATGGGTGAAGAAAAAAAGGAAATGGAAAAGCAAAAAAAGAAAATAGAGTGGGGCAGCCAGATTCGCTCTTACGTTCTTCATCCTTACCAGTTGGTTAAAGATTTGAGGACGGGTGTCGAGGCGGGAAATGTGGATGCGGTGCTGGATGGTGAACTGCAACCTTTTATCCAGGCATTTTTGCGCTTTGATAAGACTG
- a CDS encoding glycosyltransferase: MDLQTLTFLIIVSLSAILFRRPFRDFPIDDDFAIYTYRARFARLGFQWKKDLQLIGIPMWKMLLFDKVFGSTEGGVQRIRHCQTAFHIASSLAIYAALWSLTHNHWASFTGALLYSFYGTSPDLTAGSFNFEQFYIPFIFAGLAFLQAGPEWVIIAGICFGFATIGKCTTSLFAGVLAPLVWYEFGGLSALQFAVACGGVMAGSNLIEWKMGFWDNPSRKQLKTRMATTLRLTRTKRMHFSVLFEVGKLFKQALPIWLGLIPLTIYCIQNQNIWLSVFSLTLISMIVFQRAFSRYHYLPMFGLLSLGCGLGINFMVTLAPSTTAIILSGFAVFLIWNLKSLAFYYLRPTAPETLIHYEKFDQYLYLPRLGKMLKRLMRMRGESNERIFVWGTFSQLYHLTGSPASDNYLHYTIGPWDTPDLEGFYDSFIGGLIKHKPKYLVKSYTDLDIARLEELTGLRYKLLKVVLARFPVYRLDSVKPCPDNPLELGWQEKMRQLESLTQSNWHAPGFDRSDQEQGKLATVLKECKKLVKLNPYDAEGYDYMGEAYVAMGNTELAEKAFEQVLKYAPNWSNTRLKLCNQKLKLEKHDEAVTLLEEEIKRFGHSLNDTFLDDTLKDAFLKGLLHKRNNNYATALKEFENIRKKEPDRHDCWQFSVECLQNLRDQDGLKDLYAEAWDAADKNGREWLQTLIVRNLAKLDSSQLTEHKTLELYLQKDPENCIMNYALASSLLESGDQVESYKLFEDIATSSKNYSHIRANAWYRMALMVSPDKQYPLLQQCLKYQSSHQGANKLLKNIDQKAKDMQQTVQKLGENTEKVEIKNDPRKGLPLKVSIVVPNWNGMRFVGMCLDSLARLDFDGHEVIVVDNGSTDGSREMIEEKYPWVRLLKMPDNMGFAIACNEGIKASNAEYIVLLNNDIEVTRDWLKELYEGMERHPECGMGTTKMMFLDNRDVFYNTGDLFHSWSAGGGRGQGEKDTGQYEKEEYVFGACAGAGIYRREFFKQVGLFDEDFFIFAEDVDINMRGQLKGLKAVYLPKAKVYHIGTATVGLYSDRYV, from the coding sequence ATGGATTTGCAGACCCTGACATTTTTAATCATAGTTTCTTTATCCGCGATTTTATTTCGCAGACCCTTTCGGGATTTTCCCATAGACGATGACTTCGCCATTTACACTTACCGGGCGAGATTCGCACGCCTGGGGTTTCAATGGAAAAAAGATCTCCAGCTCATCGGCATCCCCATGTGGAAAATGCTGTTGTTCGACAAGGTTTTTGGCTCCACCGAAGGAGGCGTCCAGCGCATACGCCATTGTCAAACAGCCTTTCACATTGCCAGTTCACTGGCTATTTACGCAGCCTTGTGGAGTTTAACCCATAACCATTGGGCCAGTTTCACAGGAGCATTGCTCTATTCCTTTTATGGCACATCTCCAGACCTGACTGCAGGCTCTTTCAATTTTGAACAGTTTTACATCCCTTTTATTTTTGCCGGGCTGGCTTTCCTGCAAGCTGGGCCTGAGTGGGTAATTATCGCGGGGATTTGTTTTGGTTTCGCAACCATTGGCAAGTGCACCACCTCCCTTTTCGCGGGAGTTCTAGCTCCTTTAGTCTGGTATGAGTTTGGTGGGCTTTCCGCTTTACAGTTTGCAGTGGCTTGTGGAGGGGTGATGGCAGGCTCCAACCTGATTGAATGGAAGATGGGGTTTTGGGATAACCCCTCGCGGAAACAATTGAAAACCAGAATGGCCACAACTCTGAGACTGACTCGAACCAAAAGAATGCATTTTAGCGTTTTGTTTGAAGTTGGAAAACTATTCAAACAGGCTCTACCTATTTGGCTGGGTCTCATCCCTTTGACAATCTACTGCATCCAAAATCAAAATATCTGGTTGAGTGTTTTTAGCCTGACCCTGATAAGCATGATAGTTTTTCAGCGGGCATTTTCCAGATACCATTACCTTCCCATGTTTGGTCTGCTTTCACTGGGCTGTGGTCTGGGAATAAATTTCATGGTGACTCTGGCACCATCCACGACAGCAATAATCCTTTCAGGTTTCGCCGTATTTCTGATCTGGAATTTAAAATCCCTGGCTTTTTATTATCTCCGTCCGACCGCACCTGAAACCCTGATCCATTACGAAAAATTTGATCAATACCTTTATCTCCCCAGATTAGGGAAAATGCTTAAACGTCTTATGAGAATGCGAGGTGAAAGCAATGAGAGAATTTTTGTCTGGGGGACTTTTTCTCAGCTTTACCACCTGACCGGTTCACCCGCTTCAGACAACTACCTGCATTACACTATCGGCCCGTGGGACACACCCGATCTGGAAGGTTTTTACGATAGCTTTATAGGCGGGCTCATAAAACACAAACCCAAATACCTGGTCAAAAGCTATACGGATTTGGATATTGCACGTCTTGAAGAATTAACCGGTCTGCGTTACAAACTTTTAAAGGTTGTGCTTGCTAGATTCCCTGTTTACCGCCTTGATTCTGTAAAACCTTGTCCGGACAACCCTTTGGAACTAGGTTGGCAAGAGAAAATGAGGCAATTGGAGTCCCTCACCCAGTCAAACTGGCATGCCCCGGGTTTTGACCGTTCCGACCAGGAACAAGGAAAGCTGGCCACAGTACTCAAGGAATGCAAAAAACTCGTCAAGCTGAATCCATATGATGCGGAAGGTTATGACTATATGGGAGAAGCCTATGTTGCCATGGGCAACACCGAATTGGCTGAAAAGGCATTTGAACAAGTGCTCAAATATGCTCCAAACTGGTCCAATACCCGGCTTAAACTTTGCAACCAAAAACTCAAACTGGAAAAACATGATGAAGCGGTAACCCTTCTTGAGGAAGAAATAAAACGCTTTGGACATAGCTTGAACGACACATTTTTGGACGATACATTAAAAGATGCTTTTTTAAAGGGGTTGCTTCACAAGCGCAACAACAATTACGCCACAGCACTAAAAGAGTTTGAAAACATCAGGAAAAAGGAACCTGACCGACATGATTGCTGGCAGTTTTCTGTTGAATGCCTGCAAAACCTCAGGGACCAGGATGGCCTTAAAGATCTGTACGCGGAAGCCTGGGATGCTGCCGACAAAAATGGACGCGAATGGCTGCAGACTCTGATCGTTAGAAACCTGGCAAAACTGGATTCCAGCCAATTAACTGAACACAAAACTCTGGAACTCTATCTGCAAAAAGATCCGGAAAACTGCATTATGAACTATGCGTTGGCTTCATCGCTGTTAGAATCTGGTGACCAGGTTGAATCCTATAAATTATTTGAAGATATCGCGACATCGAGCAAAAATTACTCCCATATCAGAGCCAACGCCTGGTACAGAATGGCATTAATGGTTTCTCCCGATAAGCAATACCCATTGTTACAACAATGTCTTAAATATCAGTCCTCACATCAGGGGGCCAACAAATTACTGAAAAACATTGACCAAAAGGCCAAAGATATGCAACAGACTGTTCAGAAGTTAGGAGAAAACACCGAAAAGGTGGAGATAAAAAATGATCCCAGGAAAGGTTTGCCCTTGAAAGTCAGTATTGTGGTACCAAATTGGAATGGAATGCGTTTCGTTGGCATGTGCCTTGATTCTCTTGCCAGGCTGGATTTTGATGGACATGAAGTCATTGTGGTCGATAACGGTTCGACCGATGGTTCCCGGGAAATGATTGAGGAAAAATATCCCTGGGTGAGATTGCTGAAAATGCCCGATAATATGGGGTTTGCCATAGCCTGCAATGAAGGGATCAAAGCCTCCAACGCAGAATATATTGTATTGCTGAACAACGATATCGAAGTAACCCGCGACTGGCTGAAAGAGCTTTATGAAGGCATGGAGCGGCATCCAGAATGCGGAATGGGCACCACTAAAATGATGTTTCTCGACAACCGCGATGTTTTTTACAACACCGGTGACCTGTTTCACAGCTGGTCGGCAGGAGGCGGCAGGGGGCAGGGAGAAAAAGATACCGGGCAATACGAAAAAGAAGAATACGTTTTTGGAGCCTGTGCGGGAGCGGGAATATACCGGCGTGAATTTTTCAAACAGGTAGGCCTTTTCGATGAAGATTTTTTTATCTTCGCGGAAGATGTCGACATCAATATGCGCGGGCAGTTAAAAGGGCTCAAAGCCGTTTACCTGCCGAAAGCAAAGGTCTATCACATTGGCACCGCCACGGTAGGCTTGTACAGTGACCGCTATGT
- a CDS encoding B12-binding domain-containing radical SAM protein, whose protein sequence is MDKSILLFNPRPDPYYKPVDLPISLICVSRFLDKDGYPIKIIAENLYSDPYEEIRKSARNSLVLGISAMTGLQIEGGLKASQIAKEANKDIKIIWGGWHPSVHPEQVLENPYIDIVIKGQGARALYDVVKRIETGNNYEGIAGVLWKENGQTHINPDRELESIDDWPPLPYHLVDIEKCVMVTEFGSRTINYVSSYGCPYRCAFCSEVTVNDRRWVGLNPEAVLDDLEKLQNTYNINGVNLYDSLFFVNVKRAKAILKGIIDRGLTLRLGNLDGRAKQLAEADDELWELLRDSKTYSILCGAESGDQESLDVIDKDMDVEDNYKFAEKCRQYGIKVIFSTLVGIPILNHTHKELAEKTSGQIDSTINMLDKFLAYDSRNRGQMFIYMPYPGTPLYDTAVKLGFQEPKQLEGWAQVKLYNKQTPWVTSQQAQMVSMISSYIFMFLDSDTLLWAKERVKNPIKKLLFVWAYKLFAQIARFRWKHKLFGFPLDYQLFLFAKRNNKSI, encoded by the coding sequence ATGGACAAATCTATTCTGCTATTTAATCCAAGACCCGACCCCTACTATAAACCGGTAGATCTTCCCATTTCCCTGATTTGTGTTTCTCGGTTTCTTGACAAAGATGGTTATCCTATTAAGATCATCGCTGAAAACCTCTATTCAGACCCCTATGAAGAAATTAGAAAATCTGCCAGGAACAGCCTGGTTTTAGGAATCTCTGCCATGACCGGCCTGCAGATTGAGGGAGGTCTCAAAGCCAGTCAAATAGCCAAAGAAGCCAATAAGGACATCAAGATAATTTGGGGAGGGTGGCACCCCTCGGTCCACCCCGAACAGGTATTGGAAAATCCCTACATAGACATTGTTATCAAAGGTCAGGGAGCAAGAGCCCTCTATGATGTCGTCAAAAGAATAGAAACTGGAAATAATTATGAAGGCATTGCAGGTGTACTCTGGAAAGAGAACGGACAAACACACATCAATCCGGACAGGGAACTGGAGTCCATTGATGACTGGCCGCCATTGCCTTATCACCTCGTTGACATAGAAAAGTGCGTCATGGTTACAGAGTTCGGGAGCCGCACGATCAACTACGTCTCAAGTTACGGATGCCCATACAGGTGTGCGTTCTGCAGCGAGGTCACGGTCAACGATCGAAGGTGGGTCGGGCTGAACCCCGAAGCGGTTCTGGACGATCTTGAGAAATTACAGAACACATATAACATAAACGGGGTCAACTTGTATGACAGCCTGTTTTTTGTGAATGTCAAAAGAGCCAAAGCCATCCTTAAGGGAATCATTGACCGAGGCTTGACCCTGAGGCTCGGTAATCTTGATGGTCGAGCAAAACAACTGGCCGAAGCCGATGACGAGCTATGGGAACTTTTACGCGACTCTAAAACATACAGCATTTTGTGCGGTGCTGAATCCGGCGATCAGGAATCCCTGGATGTGATTGATAAGGATATGGATGTTGAAGACAATTACAAGTTCGCGGAAAAGTGCCGGCAATATGGCATCAAGGTCATATTTTCCACCCTTGTTGGCATTCCTATACTGAATCATACCCACAAGGAGTTGGCGGAAAAAACAAGTGGGCAAATCGACTCCACAATAAATATGCTGGACAAGTTTCTCGCGTATGACAGCCGAAACCGAGGACAAATGTTTATCTACATGCCCTACCCCGGGACTCCATTGTATGACACGGCCGTAAAGCTTGGATTTCAGGAACCCAAACAACTGGAAGGCTGGGCCCAAGTGAAACTGTACAATAAACAAACACCCTGGGTCACCTCCCAACAAGCTCAAATGGTTTCGATGATATCCAGTTACATATTCATGTTTCTCGACTCAGACACCCTGCTCTGGGCAAAAGAGAGGGTTAAAAACCCCATCAAAAAACTTCTCTTTGTATGGGCCTACAAACTGTTTGCTCAAATCGCCAGGTTCCGGTGGAAGCATAAACTCTTTGGGTTCCCTTTGGATTACCAGTTATTCTTGTTCGCCAAGAGAAATAACAAGTCGATTTAA
- a CDS encoding phosphoenolpyruvate carboxykinase, whose product MPQKVLKHKVGLETHGLKNLKKIHWNLSTPQLYEHIIANEEGHLSHLGPVCVSTGEHTGRAPKDKFIVQEPSCQENIWWGKVNKPFTVEQFEALYSRVLAYLQGKQVYVQDCCAGSDPKHQTHIRVITENAWHSLFARNMFIQIRDMEKLETHEPAFTVIQVPGFKAVPAIDGTNSEVFVIVDFGKQLVLIGGTSYAGEIKKSVFSILNYLLPQKQSVLSMHCSANIGKKGDSAIFFGLSGTGKTTLSADPLRKLIGDDEHGWSDRGVFNFEGGCYAKVIRLSRKSEPEIYECTRRFGTLLENVVMDVDSRRLNLDDASLTENTRASYPISHIQNAVLNGMGGHPNNVIMLTCDAYGVMPPVSKLTPEQAMYHFISGYTAKVAGTEKGMSREPTAIFSTCFGAPFMSLHPSVYADMLGEKIAKYNVACWLVNTGWTGGPYGVGHRVEIKYTRAMIKAILEGQLDKAETQEDPVFGIHVPLKVKGVPDDILHPRNTWKNPEAYDEKARELANQFIENFKEYESNVDKKILDASPRPSGSSKKAKGKIHKLRK is encoded by the coding sequence ATGCCGCAAAAGGTTTTGAAACATAAGGTAGGATTAGAAACGCATGGTCTGAAAAATTTAAAAAAGATTCATTGGAATTTATCCACTCCCCAGCTTTACGAGCACATTATTGCTAATGAAGAAGGCCACCTCTCCCATCTGGGACCAGTATGTGTAAGCACCGGGGAACACACGGGAAGAGCTCCAAAAGATAAGTTTATTGTTCAAGAACCGTCCTGCCAGGAAAACATCTGGTGGGGTAAAGTCAATAAACCATTTACTGTTGAGCAGTTTGAAGCACTTTACTCCAGGGTATTGGCTTACCTGCAAGGAAAACAAGTTTATGTGCAGGATTGCTGCGCCGGTTCTGACCCAAAACACCAAACCCATATTCGTGTGATAACTGAAAATGCATGGCACAGTTTGTTTGCAAGAAACATGTTTATCCAAATCCGCGATATGGAAAAACTTGAAACGCATGAACCTGCGTTCACTGTTATTCAGGTTCCAGGATTCAAAGCCGTTCCCGCTATAGATGGAACTAACTCTGAAGTTTTCGTCATCGTAGACTTTGGCAAACAACTGGTTTTGATCGGCGGAACAAGTTATGCGGGTGAAATCAAAAAATCCGTTTTCTCTATTCTCAACTACCTGTTACCTCAAAAACAGTCCGTATTATCCATGCACTGTTCTGCAAATATTGGAAAGAAAGGAGACTCAGCCATATTTTTCGGGCTTTCTGGAACCGGCAAGACCACTTTATCTGCAGACCCTCTGCGTAAGCTGATTGGTGATGATGAGCACGGGTGGAGCGACAGAGGAGTCTTTAATTTTGAAGGCGGATGTTACGCAAAAGTGATTCGACTGTCCAGGAAATCAGAACCAGAAATTTATGAATGCACCCGCCGATTTGGCACCCTGCTTGAAAATGTAGTCATGGATGTTGATAGTCGCAGGCTCAACCTGGATGATGCCAGTCTCACTGAAAATACCCGGGCCAGCTACCCCATCAGCCATATTCAGAATGCGGTGCTGAATGGAATGGGAGGTCACCCGAATAATGTGATCATGCTGACCTGTGATGCCTACGGGGTCATGCCTCCGGTTTCCAAGCTCACCCCTGAGCAGGCCATGTATCATTTCATTTCAGGATACACCGCAAAAGTGGCAGGCACCGAAAAAGGTATGAGCCGCGAACCCACAGCCATTTTCAGCACCTGTTTTGGTGCTCCATTCATGTCACTGCACCCATCCGTTTATGCTGATATGCTGGGAGAAAAGATTGCGAAATACAATGTAGCCTGTTGGCTGGTAAACACCGGATGGACCGGCGGACCTTATGGTGTTGGACACCGTGTTGAGATAAAGTATACCCGGGCCATGATCAAGGCTATTCTTGAAGGCCAGTTGGACAAAGCTGAAACCCAGGAAGACCCGGTATTTGGAATACACGTCCCGCTTAAGGTCAAAGGCGTTCCCGATGATATCCTTCATCCCAGGAACACCTGGAAAAACCCGGAAGCCTATGATGAAAAAGCACGTGAACTGGCAAACCAGTTTATAGAGAATTTTAAAGAATATGAAAGCAACGTGGATAAGAAAATACTGGACGCAAGTCCAAGACCATCCGGGTCGTCAAAAAAGGCCAAAGGAAAAATTCATAAATTGAGAAAATAA
- the pdxA gene encoding 4-hydroxythreonine-4-phosphate dehydrogenase PdxA, whose product MSSTPIIALTMGDPAGIGPEVIVKAFQDDTLPIQSRAVVIGDARLLQETAKKYAPEILIHTIDKPEDGWYQTCTIDVIDLNNVPEGIPIGRPSAEAGRASYEAIKTAVELALRDEVSAITTAPINKKSLHLAGHSFPGHTELLAQLTDSKQASLMMAGKSLRVVLVTTHVPLGQVQPLISEERVLNTIRLTHEWLYRHVTDVPNIAVTGLNPHCGDGGIFGKEETDFILPALKRVQTEGIQASGPFSADALFGRTDSRKYDAVVCMYHDQGMIPVKMDSDGQGVNITLGLPILRTSVDHGTAFDIAGRDRACPENLKMALRTAARLSQSSLSMK is encoded by the coding sequence ATGAGTTCTACACCTATTATTGCGTTAACAATGGGAGACCCTGCGGGCATCGGGCCGGAGGTTATTGTCAAAGCTTTTCAGGATGATACCCTGCCGATCCAATCCCGTGCCGTGGTCATTGGTGACGCCCGGCTACTTCAGGAAACGGCAAAAAAATACGCACCGGAAATCCTGATCCATACCATAGACAAACCTGAAGATGGGTGGTACCAGACCTGCACCATTGATGTTATCGACCTGAACAACGTGCCTGAAGGCATACCCATTGGAAGACCCTCTGCTGAAGCAGGTCGAGCCAGTTATGAAGCCATCAAAACAGCTGTGGAACTGGCACTGCGTGACGAAGTGTCCGCAATTACTACGGCACCCATTAATAAGAAAAGTTTGCACCTTGCGGGTCACTCCTTTCCAGGACATACCGAATTGCTGGCACAACTTACTGACTCCAAGCAGGCTTCACTTATGATGGCAGGAAAAAGTCTGCGGGTAGTGCTGGTCACCACGCATGTTCCACTGGGGCAGGTTCAACCCCTGATTTCTGAAGAAAGGGTGCTCAACACGATTCGCCTGACTCATGAATGGTTGTACCGCCATGTGACCGATGTTCCCAATATTGCCGTGACAGGACTCAACCCTCATTGTGGGGATGGAGGAATATTTGGCAAAGAAGAAACCGATTTCATATTACCGGCATTGAAAAGAGTACAAACAGAGGGTATTCAAGCCAGTGGTCCTTTCTCCGCAGATGCGCTTTTTGGCAGAACCGACTCAAGAAAGTACGATGCCGTTGTCTGCATGTACCACGATCAGGGAATGATACCTGTGAAGATGGATTCTGATGGGCAGGGAGTGAATATCACTCTCGGCCTGCCCATTTTAAGAACCTCTGTAGATCATGGAACCGCATTTGATATCGCAGGAAGGGATAGAGCCTGCCCGGAAAATCTAAAGATGGCTTTGCGGACTGCGGCTCGGTTGTCGCAATCCTCACTCTCCATGAAATGA
- the rsmA gene encoding ribosomal RNA small subunit methyltransferase A produces MRKRPLGQNFLVDLHIAQNIIQLANIQPGEHVVEIGPGKGILTQLLINKVNSLTAVELDPRLAKDIQSRFGNTPTFKLIEGDAAKFDYASLGKGLNVVSNLPYYAATHIMKKLIHYRDHINSMTLMLQKEVVDRLTAVPGNREYGSLSVYVQYYCEVQRLLEIPNTAFSPKPKIDSSLISLTPLSQPRVQVENSKLFFKLVNSAFIHKRKMLKNNLKNWEHLFNKENGQARMAGIDLNRRGETLSLEDFADLANHVHTLTAA; encoded by the coding sequence ATGAGGAAGAGGCCACTCGGGCAAAACTTTCTGGTCGACCTTCATATCGCCCAGAACATCATCCAATTGGCTAACATCCAACCCGGTGAACATGTGGTCGAAATAGGACCGGGCAAAGGCATTCTTACCCAGCTTCTTATAAATAAAGTTAATTCCCTGACCGCTGTTGAGCTGGATCCCCGGCTGGCCAAAGATATTCAAAGCCGATTTGGCAATACTCCAACTTTTAAGTTGATTGAAGGCGATGCCGCGAAGTTTGATTACGCTTCCCTTGGTAAAGGGCTTAATGTCGTTTCCAACCTTCCCTATTACGCCGCTACACATATCATGAAAAAACTGATCCATTATCGTGATCACATAAACTCCATGACATTGATGCTGCAAAAAGAAGTGGTGGATCGATTAACAGCAGTACCCGGAAATCGGGAATATGGCTCACTTTCTGTCTACGTCCAATATTATTGTGAGGTTCAACGCCTGCTCGAAATTCCCAATACCGCATTTTCACCAAAACCCAAAATCGATTCTTCTCTCATCAGCCTGACACCGCTATCTCAACCCAGGGTGCAGGTTGAAAATTCAAAACTTTTTTTTAAACTGGTAAACTCTGCATTTATTCATAAAAGGAAAATGTTGAAAAATAATTTAAAAAACTGGGAGCATCTTTTTAACAAAGAAAACGGGCAAGCCCGCATGGCCGGGATTGACCTCAATCGCAGGGGCGAAACCCTCTCTCTCGAAGATTTCGCAGACCTTGCCAATCACGTTCACACCCTCACAGCAGCATGA
- the cobA gene encoding uroporphyrinogen-III C-methyltransferase — MPKSNQGKVILIGAGPGDTGLLTLKGKMWLQRADVVLYDHLVNPDMLRFTNNSTEIIYVGKKEGIASMEQEQINQLLISKAREIKTVVRLKGGDPFIFGRGGEEIQALKDAGISFIIVPGVTSVTGVAAYAGIPLTHRDLSSTFSVITGSNEKKQGDIHIDWEKIAARSGTLVFLMGARKLPLIVEKLMSFGKNPDTPVAVVQWGTTARQKTWVGTLSTIVKVSEKDKISPPALTIIGEVVNLKPYIEWYEELPLFGKTIVVTRKGDQAESMIERLQELGAEPFFFPVIETIPPESWDALDNALNDLAQYHGLIFTSVNGVRFFMERLKEIGQDIRELKGLRVFTIGPKTAEAVQELGILVDVVPENFVAESLIESIGKENIEGKRFLLPRATIARETLPEQLRTLGAIVDVAPAYQTVLPTPKMDELSKRLEAGSIDIITFTSSSTVKNFLALTGEKLFPAIKQTRIACIGPITEKTAREAGLNVEIVPEQYTVASLLEAIETSFNP, encoded by the coding sequence ATGCCCAAATCAAATCAGGGAAAAGTAATTCTCATAGGCGCTGGACCTGGTGACACAGGTCTGCTTACCCTGAAAGGTAAAATGTGGCTGCAAAGGGCTGATGTCGTCTTGTACGATCACCTTGTCAATCCTGACATGCTTCGCTTCACAAATAATTCTACAGAAATAATTTATGTCGGGAAAAAAGAAGGTATTGCCTCGATGGAGCAGGAACAGATCAACCAACTGCTCATCAGCAAAGCCCGGGAAATAAAAACAGTCGTTCGGTTGAAAGGTGGAGACCCCTTCATTTTCGGAAGAGGAGGAGAAGAGATACAGGCTTTAAAGGATGCTGGCATTTCATTCATCATCGTGCCCGGTGTGACATCTGTAACCGGAGTGGCAGCCTATGCTGGTATCCCTCTCACACACCGCGACCTTTCATCCACCTTTTCCGTCATTACCGGGAGCAACGAAAAAAAACAGGGCGACATACATATAGACTGGGAAAAAATTGCGGCTCGCTCCGGGACATTGGTTTTTCTTATGGGTGCGCGCAAACTTCCATTGATCGTAGAAAAGCTCATGAGTTTCGGCAAAAACCCTGACACCCCTGTCGCTGTAGTGCAATGGGGCACAACGGCCAGACAGAAAACCTGGGTCGGCACTTTGAGCACCATTGTAAAGGTTTCTGAAAAGGATAAAATTTCACCTCCCGCCCTGACCATCATTGGTGAGGTGGTCAACCTGAAACCCTACATCGAATGGTACGAAGAGCTTCCACTTTTCGGTAAAACAATAGTGGTCACGAGAAAAGGGGATCAGGCTGAATCAATGATCGAGCGATTGCAGGAGCTGGGTGCCGAACCTTTCTTTTTCCCGGTGATCGAGACAATCCCCCCCGAAAGCTGGGATGCTCTTGATAACGCACTGAACGACCTCGCTCAATATCATGGTTTGATATTCACCAGCGTCAATGGTGTACGGTTTTTTATGGAACGTCTCAAAGAAATTGGTCAGGACATCCGCGAGTTGAAAGGTCTTCGAGTCTTCACCATTGGACCCAAAACCGCTGAAGCTGTTCAGGAGTTGGGCATTCTCGTTGATGTGGTGCCCGAAAATTTTGTCGCCGAATCATTGATCGAAAGCATTGGCAAAGAGAATATAGAAGGAAAACGGTTTCTTTTACCCCGAGCCACCATTGCTCGTGAAACACTACCTGAGCAGTTACGTACACTCGGAGCCATTGTGGATGTCGCCCCGGCTTACCAGACCGTTCTTCCAACCCCAAAAATGGATGAGTTATCCAAGAGGCTCGAAGCGGGCAGTATTGATATCATCACCTTCACTTCTTCCTCCACCGTCAAAAACTTTTTGGCATTGACGGGAGAAAAACTGTTTCCCGCAATCAAACAAACCAGGATTGCCTGCATTGGCCCCATCACTGAAAAAACCGCCCGGGAGGCTGGACTAAATGTAGAAATAGTGCCTGAACAGTACACCGTAGCATCTCTCCTCGAAGCGATTGAAACATCTTTCAACCCCTAA